CCTGCCCGGTTTCATCGCGATGTGTCCGGGCGGTTATCCGATCAAGGAAGCGGAGAACTGGCGTTCGGGATTCCTGCCCGGCATTTACCAGGGCACCTACATTGATTCGCAACACACAAAGATCGAGAAATTGATCGAACACATCCGCAACACCTACACTTCTTTGAAGGAACAGCGCCAGCAGCTCGACCTGTTGCACCGACTCAACGAGGAACATGAGCAGCGTCGGATGGCCGACACCCGGCTCGAGGCGCGGGTACAATCGTTCGAACTGGCTTACCGGATGCAGATGGAAGCGGCGGATGCTTTCGACGTGAGCAGGGAACCGGCGCACATCCGCGAGATGTACGGCGGGGGCGTTCACGCACGGCAAACGTTGATCGCGCGGCGACTCCTCGAAAAAGGCGTCCGCTTCGTGCAGTTGTGGCACGGGGCGAGCCAGCCGTGGGACAACCACGAAAACATTGAGGAAGCACACCGCAAACTGTCGAAGGAACTCGACCAGCCCGTCGGGGCGCTGCTCAAGGATTTGAAGCAGCGCGGAATGCTCGATGACACACTGGTCATTTTCGGCGGGGAGTTCGGCCGCACGCCGTCGGTCGAGGTCAGCGATTCCGGCAAATCGAAGATGGGACGCGATCACAACCCCTACGGGTTTTCAATGTGGCTCGCGGGTGGCGGAGTGAAAGGGGGTACGGTGCACGGCGCGACGGATGAGTTTGGCTTCAAGGCAATCGAAAACAAGGTTCACGTCCACGATCTGCACGCGACGATTTTGCAGTTGCTCGGCTTCGATCACGAGAAATTCACGTATCGTTACGCCGGCCGTGACTTTCGATTGACGGATGTCTATGGTCATGTGGTGAAAGAGATCCTGGTGTGATGCGGGTCGGCGACGCGGTGACGGCCCACCAAATGGTTACAATATGGGTATTCGAGACCGCGACTACATGAAGCGTCCGGATGACGACGACGCCCGGCCGACCTCCAGCTCCAGGTTGGAATCATTCTTCGATGGTCTTTTGCGACGACATCCCCGGTTGTTACTCGGGATTGTGCTGGTGTTGGCGGCGGCCATCCTCATTGCAGCGATCATCGCGAAAATTTCAAGCAACCCGGGTTGATTCCGTGCGCGGGAGATTCTACGCCGAAGGAGGCTGAAGGCAGATGGCGCAGATTTACAGCAGGTTCGACTCATCCCTCGCTTCGAGCTTTGCCAGCCGTTTTTTTATGATTTCCACCTGCTTCGTCAGTTCAAACAATGTCTTGTAGATTTCGTCCTGGGTTTCCTTGTCCGCGAGCGCCGGCACGGCGGGGTGGATGCGCATCAACTCCCGCGAAACACTGTTGCACACGTCGCGGATTTGTTGAGTGGCGGCGGCTTTGTCCATGGCGGGATTTTACCTGGCCTCCAGGTCCGCGCAACCGCATTCGACCCGGCCCCGTTGCACAATCAGGCGCCTCTCGACGCTGCCGTTGAGATGCCTCGGGACAAACGACAAAGTGGCAAAAACGCGGTCGTGCGCCGCGTTTAATACGAGTGCGTATAAAACGCTTGAGTGCGGCAACGCATTGTTGTCAAATCTGCGCCCATGAATCCGTCCGGCTCCCGGCCTGAGAAACTCACCCTTACGGCGTGGCTTGTCCTCAGCATCGCCAGCATCGGGTTTCTATTCGACACTTATGAACTGCTGATGACACCGCTTGCGGGCGTGCCGGGCATCGCGGAACTCCTGCAGGTGCCTCCCAACAATCCGCTGGTCACGAAATGGATGGGGAATTTGCTCTGGCTGAGCGCGCTCTGTGGAGGGGTGTTCGGCCTGCTCGGCGGCTGGCTCATTGATCGCTTCGGACGGAAGACCATCATGGCGGCCAGCATTTTCCTTTACGCGTTGTCGCCCTGCGCCGCGGCATTCAGCACGAGCCTTGGCGCGTTCATTTTCTTTCGCTGCACGACGTTCATTGGCGTTTGTGTGGAATTCGTCGCAGCGATCACCTGGCTGGCGGAATTGTTTCCGGACAGGCGGCAGAAGGAAATCGCGCTTGGAAGCACGCAGGCCTTTGCCTCTGTCGGCGGCGTTCTGGTCACCTTGACCAGCGCCTGGGTGCTCGCCCACGCGAACACGCTGCCCGCGCTGCCCGTGCACGAGCCGTTCAACGCCCACGGCACCTGGCGTTACCTGCTGTTGACCGGCTTTCTGCCGGCGATTCC
The window above is part of the Candidatus Angelobacter sp. genome. Proteins encoded here:
- a CDS encoding DUF1501 domain-containing protein, translated to MSHHQPRLEDAFLTRRDFLCKCGMGMGSLGFASLMAQTGLLPTGARAGEAVNPLESKAPQFPARAKRVVHFFLNGGPSHVDTFDPKPTLAKYANKPLPSGNLPTERKTGAAFPSPFKFRKYGQSGIEVSELFPQVAESIDDICVIRSMQAELPNHEPSLMLMNCGDAQMSRPSVGSWVTYGLGTENLNLPGFIAMCPGGYPIKEAENWRSGFLPGIYQGTYIDSQHTKIEKLIEHIRNTYTSLKEQRQQLDLLHRLNEEHEQRRMADTRLEARVQSFELAYRMQMEAADAFDVSREPAHIREMYGGGVHARQTLIARRLLEKGVRFVQLWHGASQPWDNHENIEEAHRKLSKELDQPVGALLKDLKQRGMLDDTLVIFGGEFGRTPSVEVSDSGKSKMGRDHNPYGFSMWLAGGGVKGGTVHGATDEFGFKAIENKVHVHDLHATILQLLGFDHEKFTYRYAGRDFRLTDVYGHVVKEILV